DNA sequence from the Geminocystis sp. M7585_C2015_104 genome:
TGCTTCTTGATAGGCTATTCTTGTTTTTTCTAATTCCATCTTTAAGTCATCCGCTTCTTTCATAGGCACTTGGGGGGGAGAGGGTTGGTCTGGGGGGAAGAAAGAGTTATCCTAGAAACACTACAAACCAATAACCGGTAGTTATGAGCACACAAACAGACTGCAGACAAAAAGTGGATAAAAACGTCTTAAAAAAGGCTATCAAGGCAGCCCAGGACTATCTTTTCTCGTTACAAAAAGAAGATGGACACTGGTGTGCCTACCTGGAATCTAATGTTACCATAACAGCGGAGGCCCTGTTGCTGTACAAAATCTGGGGTGTAGATTCACAAAAACCGCTACACAAGATTGAACACTATTTGCGGTCTCAACAGAGAGAACACGGAGGGTGGGAGTTGTACTACGGGGATGGGGGGGATTTAAGCACCTCCGTAGAGGCTTACATGGCTTTAAGGTTGCTAGGGGTAGACAGAGATGACCCGGCCTTGGTGAAGGCAAGAAGGTTTATTCTAAGTAGGGGTGGTATTAGTAAA
Encoded proteins:
- a CDS encoding squalene--hopene cyclase, with translation MSTQTDCRQKVDKNVLKKAIKAAQDYLFSLQKEDGHWCAYLESNVTITAEALLLYKIWGVDSQKPLHKIEHYLRSQQREHGGWELYYGDGGDLSTSVEAYMALRLLGVDRDDPALVKARRFILSRGGISKTRVFTKFHLAIIGCYDWRGVPSIPPWIMLLPPNPFFTIY